Proteins found in one Triticum urartu cultivar G1812 chromosome 4, Tu2.1, whole genome shotgun sequence genomic segment:
- the LOC125552201 gene encoding uncharacterized protein LOC125552201, translating into MAGGARCSSLLRGFLSLFFVMFLHVGHAGCCFSPGSASQQHEEDDAGAAGSSSKRRKISPLAFSPAVSSSTGVEERAGARRRARHLSSLATSLRCYIHRIFSSGGPKNAVPAGEEEETVTTTVSSPLAQSVTQRQASVVLSTPSSPCASPFLSPMSPQSLSVTPLVPCSPLATRQLSRSFAARGDLYPCKVCGEVLSKPQQLELHQAMKHSLSELTHLDSSMNIIRMIFLAGWGLPAAGTGDPPAVRRILRIHHNPRALSRFEEYRDLVRARAARRCAGASGAVVEERCIADGNERLRFHCATMLCSLGAGVCGSPYCCTCTILRHGFAGKQADVDGIATYSSGWAAHASLPDEVEREFAFLQVRRAMLVCRVVAGRVVRGGDGDGDGDKVGYDSMVPVPPGGGGRGGEDDGELLVFNPRAVLPCFVIMYGS; encoded by the coding sequence ATGGCGGGCGGTGCTAGGTGCAGCTCGCTGCTGCGCGGGTTCCTGTCGCTCTTCTTTGTCATGTTCCTCCACGTTGGCCACGCCGGCTGCTGCTTCTCGCCGGGCTCTGCGTCGCAGCAGCACGAGGAGGACGACGCTGGCGCTGCCGGCAGCAGCAGCAAGAGGAGGAAGATATCGCCGCTCGCCTTCTCCCCGGCTGTGTCGTCCTCTACCGGTGTTGAAGAGAGGGCCGGCGCCAGGCGCAGGGCCAGGCACCTCTCGTCTCTCGCCACCAGCCTCCGCTGCTACATACACCGCATCTTCTCCTCCGGTGGACCCAAGAATGCTGTTcccgccggagaggaggaggagactGTCACGACCACCGTGTCGTCGCCGCTTGCCCAGTCCGTGACGCAGCGTCAGGCGTCCGTGGTGCTGTCCACGCCGTCCTCGCCGTGCGCGTCGCCGTTCCTGTCCCCGATGTCTCCGCAGTCGCTCAGCGTCACCCCCCTCGTGCCGTGCTCGCCGCTGGCGACCAGGCAGCTGTCCAGGTCGTTCGCCGCCCGCGGGGACCTGTACCCTTGCAAGGTGTGCGGCGAGGTGCTGAGCAAGCCGCAGCAGCTGGAGCTCCACCAGGCGATGAAGCACTCCCTGTCGGAGCTCACCCACCTCGATTCCAGCATGAACATCATCCGCATGATCTTCCTCGCCGGGTGGGGGCTGCCCGCAGCAGGCACCGGCGATCCTCCGGCCGTCAGGCGCATCCTCAGGATCCACCACAACCCGCGGGCGCTCTCCCGCTTCGAGGAGTACCGGGACCTCGtccgcgcccgcgccgcccgccgctgTGCGGGCGCCAGCggcgcggtggtggaggagcggtgCATCGCGGACGGCAACGAGCGGCTGCGGTTCCACTGCGCCACCATGCTCTGCTCCCTGGGCGCCGGCGTGTGCGGGAGCCCCTACTGCTGCACCTGCACCATCCTCCGGCACGGGTTCGCCGGGAAGCAGGCGGACGTGGACGGCATCGCCACCTACTCCTCCGGGTGGGCCGCGCACGCGTCGTTGCCCGACGAGGTGGAGCGCGAGTTCGCGTTCCTGCAGGTGCGCCGCGCCATGCTGGTGTGCCGCGTCGTGGCGGGGCGCGTCGTTCgcggcggcgacggagacggGGACGGCGACAAGGTGGGCTACGACTCCATGGTGCCCGTGccgccgggcggcggcggacgagggGGGGAGGACGACGGCGAGCTGCTGGTGTTCAACCCCCGGGCCGTGCTCCCGTGCTTCGTCATCATGTACGGCAGCTAG
- the LOC125552200 gene encoding protein ENDOPLASMIC RETICULUM-ARRESTED PEN3 isoform X1 produces METSAAGAGRPGGGGKSGTAKQLNVGGKLFALEASSLSLSLSLDPSPTPTFVDRDPALLSGILSAIRAPSSPPAFSARVLLDEALFYGLHAQLLAALSPPPLLGFSASLASTLSPASEPFPTALAAHHDGSLCLAHGAGQLTYYTPALDRLTTFRTHLHRATSIRLLPSSLAVVGSSSSPGLHVYDLLEGWHVASVEWSDPTDLRVLKAKVIAIAARPPADAADTNSPILATFECPHRENCILAIDPVTLKPIQEIGRQSGSAAKSSSPDRLVHLQELGLVFASSVSSGAFGYSGYMRLWDIRSGNVVWETSEPGGSGRSSRFGDPFSDADVDVKQLMLYKVCSKSGDIGVADLRRLDNDPWVYMSSGPKGSGGGHGSVLHCYKSQVFVSRKDGLEVWSRLEEQRDDTCNLSEQPGAKETLDRKGINENSFRSSYVDTEEDSKRGMIEMMEGGGDRLFVTREDTPVVEVWESSRLAGAISLA; encoded by the coding sequence ATGGAGACCAGCGCCGCCGGCGCCGGCCGGCCAGGCGGAGGAGGCAAGAGCGGCACGGCGAAGCAGCTAAACGTGGGGGGCAAACTCTTCGCCCTGGAGGCAagctccctctccctctccctgtCCCTCGATCCATCCCCAACCCCAACTTTCGTGGACCGCGACCCCGCGCTCCTCTCCGGGATCCTCTCCGCCATCCGCGCCCCCTCCTCCCCGCCGGCCTTCTCCGCCCGGGTCCTCCTCGACGAGGCCCTCTTCTACGGCCTCCACGCCCAGCTCCTCGCCGCGCTCTCCCCTCCGCCCCTCCTCGGCTTCTCCGCGTCCCTCGCGTCCACCCTGTCCCCCGCCTCCGAGCCCTTCCCCACCGCCCTCGCCGCGCACCACGACGGCTCCCTCTGCCTCGCCCACGGCGCCGGCCAGCTCACCTACTACACCCCGGCGCTGGACCGTCTCACCACCTTCCGCACCCACCTCCACCGCGCCACCTCCATCAGGCTGCTGCCCTCCAGCCTCGCCGTTGTCGGGTCCAGCTCCTCCCCGGGGCTCCATGTGTACGACCTCCTCGAAGGCTGGCACGTCGCCTCCGTCGAATGGTCAGACCCGACCGACCTACGCGTCCTCAAAGCGAAGGTCATCGCCATCGCCGCCCGTCCTCCCGCTGATGCCGCTGACACAAATTCACCGATCCTCGCTACATTCGAGTGCCCACACCGGGAGAACTGCATCCTGGCGATTGACCCTGTAACTCTGAAGCCCATACAGGAGATTGGCCGGCAAAGTGGGAGTGCGGCTAAGTCGTCTTCGCCGGATCGACTAGTGCACCTGCAGGAGCTTGGGCTGGTGTTTGCTTCATCTGTGAGCTCGGGCGCATTTGGCTATTCTGGGTACATGAGGCTGTGGGACATTCGATCTGGGAATGTGGTCTGGGAGACAAGCGAGCCAGGGGGATCCGGAAGAAGCAGCAGGTTTGGAGATCCATTTTCAGATGCAGATGTGGACGTGAAGCAGCTGATGCTCTACAAGGTATGCTCAAAATCAGGAGATATTGGGGTTGCAGACCTGAGGCGCCTCGATAACGACCCTTGGGTGTACATGTCATCAGGACCAAAGGGGAGTGGAGGGGGTCATGGCAGTGTCCTGCATTGCTACAAGTCCCAGGTGTTTGTCAGCCGGAAGGATGGATTGGAGGTTTGGTCCAGACTGGAAGAACAACGAGATGACACATGCAACTTGTCGGAGCAACCGGGAGCAAAGGAGACACTTGACAGAAAAGGAATTAATGAAAATAGTTTCAGAAGCAGCTATGTGGATACGGAAGAGGATTCTAAGCGTGGAATGATAGAGATGATGGAAGGCGGCGGAGACCGCTTATTTGTGACCAGAGAAGACACGCCAGTTGTGGAAGTGTGGGAGAGTTCCCGCCTAGCAGGTGCTATCTCTCTGGCATAG
- the LOC125552200 gene encoding protein ENDOPLASMIC RETICULUM-ARRESTED PEN3 isoform X2 → METSAAGAGRPGGGGKSGTAKQLNVGGKLFALEASSLSLSLSLDPSPTPTFVDRDPALLSGILSAIRAPSSPPAFSARVLLDEALFYGLHAQLLAALSPPPLLGFSASLASTLSPASEPFPTALAAHHDGSLCLAHGAGQLTYYTPALDRLTTFRTHLHRATSIRLLPSSLAVVGSSSSPGLHVYDLLEGWHVASVEWSDPTDLRVLKAKVIAIAARPPADAADTNSPILATFECPHRENCILAIDPVTLKPIQEIGRQSGSAAKSSSPDRLVHLQELGLVFASSVSSGAFGYSGYMRLWDIRSGNVVWETSEPGGSGRSSRFGDPFSDADVDVKQLMLYKDQRGVEGVMAVSCIATSPRCLSAGRMDWRFGPDWKNNEMTHATCRSNREQRRHLTEKELMKIVSEAAMWIRKRILSVE, encoded by the exons ATGGAGACCAGCGCCGCCGGCGCCGGCCGGCCAGGCGGAGGAGGCAAGAGCGGCACGGCGAAGCAGCTAAACGTGGGGGGCAAACTCTTCGCCCTGGAGGCAagctccctctccctctccctgtCCCTCGATCCATCCCCAACCCCAACTTTCGTGGACCGCGACCCCGCGCTCCTCTCCGGGATCCTCTCCGCCATCCGCGCCCCCTCCTCCCCGCCGGCCTTCTCCGCCCGGGTCCTCCTCGACGAGGCCCTCTTCTACGGCCTCCACGCCCAGCTCCTCGCCGCGCTCTCCCCTCCGCCCCTCCTCGGCTTCTCCGCGTCCCTCGCGTCCACCCTGTCCCCCGCCTCCGAGCCCTTCCCCACCGCCCTCGCCGCGCACCACGACGGCTCCCTCTGCCTCGCCCACGGCGCCGGCCAGCTCACCTACTACACCCCGGCGCTGGACCGTCTCACCACCTTCCGCACCCACCTCCACCGCGCCACCTCCATCAGGCTGCTGCCCTCCAGCCTCGCCGTTGTCGGGTCCAGCTCCTCCCCGGGGCTCCATGTGTACGACCTCCTCGAAGGCTGGCACGTCGCCTCCGTCGAATGGTCAGACCCGACCGACCTACGCGTCCTCAAAGCGAAGGTCATCGCCATCGCCGCCCGTCCTCCCGCTGATGCCGCTGACACAAATTCACCGATCCTCGCTACATTCGAGTGCCCACACCGGGAGAACTGCATCCTGGCGATTGACCCTGTAACTCTGAAGCCCATACAGGAGATTGGCCGGCAAAGTGGGAGTGCGGCTAAGTCGTCTTCGCCGGATCGACTAGTGCACCTGCAGGAGCTTGGGCTGGTGTTTGCTTCATCTGTGAGCTCGGGCGCATTTGGCTATTCTGGGTACATGAGGCTGTGGGACATTCGATCTGGGAATGTGGTCTGGGAGACAAGCGAGCCAGGGGGATCCGGAAGAAGCAGCAGGTTTGGAGATCCATTTTCAGATGCAGATGTGGACGTGAAGCAGCTGATGCTCTACAAG GACCAAAGGGGAGTGGAGGGGGTCATGGCAGTGTCCTGCATTGCTACAAGTCCCAGGTGTTTGTCAGCCGGAAGGATGGATTGGAGGTTTGGTCCAGACTGGAAGAACAACGAGATGACACATGCAACTTGTCGGAGCAACCGGGAGCAAAGGAGACACTTGACAGAAAAGGAATTAATGAAAATAGTTTCAGAAGCAGCTATGTGGATACGGAAGAGGATTCTAAGCGTGGAATGA